The genomic window GTGATTTTGTAAATCAGCCCAAAATTTCAGCGAGAGACATTTCTTCAGAAATTTGTTTTACCCACTCGTTAACACGTTCTTCGGTCAATTCTGGCTGGCGGTCTTCATCAATAGCAAGACCAATAAAGTGGTTGTCATCAGCCATACCTTTAGATACTTCAAAATGATAACCATCAGTTGGCCAATGGCCGACGATAACTGCGCCGCGTGGTTCAATAATATCGCGAATGGTGCCCATAGCATCACAGAAGTACTCTGCGTAATCTTCTTGATCTCCACAGCCAAACAATGCAACAAGTTTACCCTCGAAATCAATTTCTTCTAGGGTAGGGAAAAAATCATCCCAGTCACATTGCGCCTCACCATAATACCAAGTA from Providencia sneebia DSM 19967 includes these protein-coding regions:
- the fldA gene encoding flavodoxin FldA, with the translated sequence MAVIGIFFGSDTGNTENIAKMIQERLGKDNAEVHDIAKCSKEDIEAFDILLLGIPTWYYGEAQCDWDDFFPTLEEIDFEGKLVALFGCGDQEDYAEYFCDAMGTIRDIIEPRGAVIVGHWPTDGYHFEVSKGMADDNHFIGLAIDEDRQPELTEERVNEWVKQISEEMSLAEILG